The candidate division WOR-3 bacterium region TTTCCCAGAAATTATCCATTCCCCTTCCACATCTCGACTTGGTGTTGTGGTATCTCTCCACGGGTGAAATTTTCAAATGAGATTTATATTTTGCCTGACTGTTTTGACCGTATCGATTTGCTCTGTTGCCCATGGTGATACATACGAAAGCTTCGACGGCTGGAGAAGGTTTAAAACCGCTGAATACTTTTGGGGCAAGGGTTTTTCGAGGTTGTCCTTGTTTGAAATTTCTTGGGGTAAAATTGACCATAAATTAGGCCGAGGATTAGGCGTTCTGGATTTGTTTTGGCTTGATGAAAACCAAGAAGCTACAAATACAGATGCCGCATATGTTTTCCTGCCCCTTCAGTTGTACGCGGCTTTTCCATTGGGGGAGACACCGAGGTTTAAAACTTACGAGAGCGGCCCCGGAAAAATAGTCATAATCCCGAGAGAAGGGATGTTTCAATACACGGCGTGTTTTTTCTTTAACGCGTCGTTCTCGTTTGTTTCATTTTGCGACCATTTTAAAGAATTCGCTTTAAGCTATAGATTCTCCGCGGCTTTTGAAAAATCGCTTCCCTTCCAAAATTTTGTGTGTCTCGAAGCTGGTCTCTTTGGTCTGTTTTTGCCCAATAAACAAAAAAACGAAAATTTTTTGTACGCAGGGATATCAATTGGCGTGTTGTCAAATTGGAAGAGAATTGATATATAGAACTTATGAAAATTTGCCTGGCGCAACTAAACCCCTGCGTAGCCGATTTTGAAGGGAATTTCGAGAAAGCGAAAAAAGCTTTCTCAATCGCAGGATCCCAAGGGGCTGACCTCATAGTCTTTCCGGAACTTTACGTCACGGGGTATCCTCCAAAAGATCTTCTCGAAGACGAACGTTTTCTCCGAAAAATAGAGGTTTTCAACGAAAAGTACAAAAAACTTGGTGCTGGTTATGGAGGGTTAGCTGCTGTCCTTGGGACTGTCACCAGAAACAGAAGCGGAAAGGGCAAGAGGCTTTTCAACTCAGTTCTGGTCGTGGCGAATGGAGAAGAAATTTTCTTTCAGGCAAAATCACTGCTTCCTTTCTACGACGTGTTCGACGAAGGCAGATATTTTGAACCTTCAGAACAATCCGAGATTCTGGTTTACAAAGACAAGAAAATCGGTCTGACCGTTTGTGAAGACGCGTGGTCTGAATCAGGTCTTTGGGGCGACAGCGTTCTTTATGATAAAAACCCCGTAAAAGAGCTTAAGAGCAAAGACGCAGAACTGATAATAAACATATCTGCCTCTCCGTTTTCTGCGGGGAAAACTTTATTGAGAAAAAAAGTTTTCGGTGACCTGGCAAAAAAATACGGAATTTTATTCATGCACGTAAACCAAGTCGGTGCAAACGACGAGTTGATTTTCGACGGAAACAGCTCTGTGTTCGCTTGTAGTTCTGACCCGGTTTTAACCCTCGCGTCTTTTGAAGAAGAAATCGGATTTTTCGACACGGATGATATATCCGGAGTTGAAAAAAGCGTCTTATTGTCCGAGACCGAAGAAATTTTTACGGCACTTAAGCTTGGTGTCAAGGATTACTTCCGAAAATGCGGTTTTGAGAGAGCGGTAATAGGGCTGTCGGGAGGCATTGATTCCGCGGTGACTGCCTGCATAGCCGTTGAAGCGCTCGGAAAAGATAATGTCGTCGGCATCACCATGCCTTCTAAATACTCTTCTGAAGGCAGCGTCGAAGATTCAAGGATATTGGCTTCAAACCTCGGAATAAAGTTTCACGAAATAAGCATAGAAGAGATCTACGATTCCTACCTTGCTTCTCTTGACCCTTTTTTCAGCGGAAAAAAATTCGACTCTACCGAAGAAAACATCCAGGCGAGAATAAGAGGTAATCTGCTCATGGCCTTTTCGAACAAATTCGGATCCATAGTCCTTTCGACAGGAAACAAAAGCGAACTCGCTGTCGGCTACTGCACCTTGTACGGAGACATGAGCGGGGGGCTGGCTGTTCTTTCTGATGTCTTTAAGACGACCGTTTACCAACTCTCAAACTACATAAACAGAACCGCTGAAATTATACCTCAAAGCATAATAGAAAAGCCGCCTTCGGCTGAATTGAGACCCGCTCAGAAAGACCAGGACACTTTGCCTCCTTACGAAATACTCGACGATATATTGAAGTGTTATTTGGAAGAGAAAATGAAACCGGAAGAAATCGCCGGGAGAGGTCACAAAAAGAAGACGGTTGAATGGGTTCTCCAAAGAGTTTTCCAGAACGAATACAAAAGACAACAAGCCGCTCTGGGTTTAAAGATTTCGGAAAAAGCTTTCGGCTTCGGACGAAGAATGCCGATAGCGGCAAGATATTTCAATATTTAGGAAAGAAAAGAGGAGGGATTGATCCCTCCTCTTTTTGTTCAGTTCAATATGCTGAATTTCTGAGAATAGTTATTTATTGGAGTATTCAGCAGCATGATATAAGTTCCTGAAGAAATATCATCATTTAGATAATCCCAGCAAAATGAATTTTCACCTTGGTTGAATTTACCTTGATAAAGTGTTTTTACAATTCTGCCGGTCAAGTCAAAAATCATGAGTTTACCCATGGTTTGAGAGGGAAAGTTCAAGGTGAACATCATCTGGTTAAAACCTGCGTGAACTTCGATCACCGGCAATGATATCTCTTCAATTGATGAGGCGTAACTAGCTCGATCATACCATATGTTGTCATTAGCGTATTCACGGTAGATTAAATACATTCCACCCCCTAAACCGGTTAAAATGTAACTACCCTGGGCGGTGGTCTCTCCGGTAGCACGGTGGTCATTTTTATAACCTAAATTATTCCAGCTGGCGGACTGGGAATATTTATAGCCGGCCATAACCGAGTCTGCTCCAGA contains the following coding sequences:
- a CDS encoding NAD+ synthase, producing the protein MKICLAQLNPCVADFEGNFEKAKKAFSIAGSQGADLIVFPELYVTGYPPKDLLEDERFLRKIEVFNEKYKKLGAGYGGLAAVLGTVTRNRSGKGKRLFNSVLVVANGEEIFFQAKSLLPFYDVFDEGRYFEPSEQSEILVYKDKKIGLTVCEDAWSESGLWGDSVLYDKNPVKELKSKDAELIINISASPFSAGKTLLRKKVFGDLAKKYGILFMHVNQVGANDELIFDGNSSVFACSSDPVLTLASFEEEIGFFDTDDISGVEKSVLLSETEEIFTALKLGVKDYFRKCGFERAVIGLSGGIDSAVTACIAVEALGKDNVVGITMPSKYSSEGSVEDSRILASNLGIKFHEISIEEIYDSYLASLDPFFSGKKFDSTEENIQARIRGNLLMAFSNKFGSIVLSTGNKSELAVGYCTLYGDMSGGLAVLSDVFKTTVYQLSNYINRTAEIIPQSIIEKPPSAELRPAQKDQDTLPPYEILDDILKCYLEEKMKPEEIAGRGHKKKTVEWVLQRVFQNEYKRQQAALGLKISEKAFGFGRRMPIAARYFNI
- a CDS encoding T9SS type A sorting domain-containing protein — translated: MSRRSSADGGATWSSGIVTSTQKEATGFDLCAGPDDQAYLLWHDASDNDLSVARYINYFTSVGGFQYPNNITDLYYDVYIASARYNSYPTNYVAVVYQDGLNNNSATRSWEIVSSDGGQSFSAPSHFLVGDNHAIHPFVACTRCGTSDQFVGYVTQKWSGADSVMAGYKYSQSASWNNLGYKNDHRATGETTAQGSYILTGLGGGMYLIYREYANDNIWYDRASYASSIEEISLPVIEVHAGFNQMMFTLNFPSQTMGKLMIFDLTGRIVKTLYQGKFNQGENSFCWDYLNDDISSGTYIMLLNTPINNYSQKFSILN